ACAgcaatattgataatataataattgtgattGCCATGCATTACGAATTGGCTTGAATCGCGTAAAACGTCACACCTAGTGATTTAGTCTTGAATTACTAATGGACTTGGCAAGGTGATACGAGCGATAATTGCATATCTGCAAAGTGATACTATTtagtaacataattaaaagatgtttatACACAAGGAAATCATCAAtactgatttattattttatttttggataatatttcttaaacaaaagtaGGCAGTAATAGTAGAATTCAGATACAACcctgtgtatgtgtgcgtgtgtgtatagCGATATAGCGAAGAagataactataaaataaattaacaagtaataaaatatatttttatatatattaaataataaagcttataaaataaagagacaggaattaagttttaaaacaatttaaggAAAGTAAgtataaataactaaaaagaagaaaaataaattatttatttaagaaatagataatttatttgaaataaaattttgttatgaaaaaagattacacatctataaataatttgtttttagtagTAGAAAATACTGGTTTACGCTTCACGGcgattttatgttatatgaaatgagaaaaaacgaaagaggaaaatataaataatttaagggatctacaaacatttaaaatattctattgttgataatatatattgactattgtttaaattatgtagcttacagaaaaaatatgcaattctTATTCTCActtttgaagaatttattttcagcatttttataataaaaaaaaaacaattctattatacacatatatatttttaaaaaattttattttgttatttgaagaaaaatttgaaagacagtttattttcaacaattttttttcaaaaatgtaattaaaacaattaagatCTTTCTTGGAAACTTTTGtggaaatattaattgatttttgtaaatcCATGTTAACAAAAACCTTTCaaggattaaaataaaattaaaaaaaatttttgaagggctggcgttttataatttttagttttttaatatagatcATAGTTCAGTGCACAAATccatgtaaattaaaaaacttttagtttttatgTTTCGGGTCAATTAGTGGCTCTCGATTATCTCCACAGAAAGAGTCGACAGTTTTTGACGTTAGCTGTACCTCATCTATTGGCTGGTGATGGTGCTTAGTGAtagtgaataaaaaaattattttatgttattattataatctgaaaaaattgataaatatttttgaatgatGCATCTTAATTCAATatcttttcataaatttttgttatatcagtttttttttaatcccaACAATGTACAATAGAATGTCTCTTTAACGtgcaattacattattattaatttatatgacatgattattatatcaatgttatgtcattattaacgttttttatggttttttttgtcatataaaaattaagttatttacaatgtttcacataatttatattaaaagagatttttattctttttcacaTCAATGACTTGcaaaaaatgtgaataaataaCGTTATAAAGAACGCTATGGAGGTTGAGATACGCCAAGTTTTGGTCCCATGAGTTTACGTTGATGCAAAGACTGACGCTGAAAGACGGCGATTAAAACTGTCTACTggcattgaaatttattttaaccgGTTGCATTAATCCCAGGGCATTGAGGAATAATTTAGAGAAAATAGAACAGTTTACGAGCGACAATACGACGTAGTCCCTTGGTAGACACGGACGTTGCTTTGACAAGTAATttacgagagaaagaggacaTCGGGTGAAGCGAATTCACCTGAGAAAATATCTGCGCGGGAAGATAATATTGCGTAGTCGCGCTTTAATGTAAGCATTAAAGAAAACTACGATGGTATAGAATGGTCAttaaaatacgaaataaaGTTTCTAAGCAGATAAGCCCTAGTATTAAATAAGGCCCACTTTTGAATTTACTGCTTAAAAATGCACTTTATGTCTACAGTATATATTTGAAAGATATGTCATAAGAAATAGGTAAAGGACTTCAGTTAAAACCTATAGCGATAacgtatttatttagtaaaataaaaacttatgaCAATCGGTCggtaaattgtttatataaaaattaactgtaaagtttattaatttatagtttatagttttacagttttatagtttgttatacatattataacaGAGGAGAAGGTGATATTACGATTcacatatttacattttgtacaataattttattattaattaatattttaaatttcaaaactcAACGCGCAAGATTGTATTTGCTAATGTGTTATTTAACCAcaattctctctttctaaactcaaaattataaaatatttattacttagaacgttatttataaaagtgtgACGATATTGTATTGAAGAGAAACAGCCacaaaaacagaatttaaaaatttggttttatttaaaaacacagtgttttgttatacatataaaattgtatatgcattcaaaataaaaaaaaatattgtaaaatatatgcaaatgtACGTATGGACACATAACTTTtctgcataaaaaatatagtactaaaaatatataatacatgtaatataaactatagatatatatatagcaacAGAACTACAATTTGCTTATTGAATAACTATTgacataaaacaattttggAAAATAGGCTATATTAAACCTAGTTGAGACGACTGCACGTTTAAGAGATTGCATTAACAAAATACCGtgctattatttaaattttcatttaaattgcgacttaaaataaatacaactgaaaaaaatgataaatgacAAAAAACAACACTCAAGTATTCGTATATTCGTGTGATATGTGTTCAAGTTGGAAAATAATAGagaagtatttataaattaaatgttaaaatatgctttaaaaaagtttttaaatgtgcaaaagtaaaaatgctttataacaattatgtaTTGGCATGGCGCCATTGCATTACGGCTATTAAACAAACAATtccatcaataattattagaatttgttatttaataacggagatattaaaaatggcTATAATACCTACAAGAgtcacaatattatatttttaacattatgacTATTGTTATTTGTTTGTGTATATGAAGCTTACACCAGAAGATGACGCTTTTAATATCGTTAATTTTCcagaaactaaaattatacCCAAgtgaatttcaaataattaacagatcaaagattaaattaaagataattgtgATGTTTACGATTTGATTAAATCTTAATGGATTTTTATGactactaattattttaaaattgattaaaaaataaagtttatttttgtttattatttttaatttgctttttatatgaattttattatatttataagtattttataaagatcaaAGTCTGAGTTTAAaaccttttttgttttttacaaatatttaatataaaaataatattttatttttgtaagtgattaaaataaaaattttatttttgtttgattaattttattgaagtttttaaaaaacaaaataaataacttttggaTCAAATACCTTAGTGTgtagtacaaaaatattaataaaaataaaggattttttttttaaatcagtttttcattaatattttcgtaataacattaaatgGAGATCGATAACTTTCTGTAATGTCTAATCATTGTACTTGAGTTATCCACGTGAAAGCCAGCCAGAAAGAAACGTGGGATTTTTCTCGTTGTAATAGATTTGTCGTCGCCGTTCCAGCCATTATTCTCTGCCTGTTGAAAGCAGTGAGAAGAGAAATTTTAGGTATTCCAACATTGGTTTTATCTTCAGTTAAAAGAACTGTTTCCGTCTTACCGATTCCGATTGTTCGTCGATCCGTATTGACCAGAGGAATTTAATTATACGATGCGCATTACAGATGCAGACGAGCCCGACGGAAAGTTTTATGCCAATGTATCTACTCTAATCCCTATCATTGCTTACCCTGTCTTTCTGCTTTACCGCATCCGTTCGTTACCGATTGGCAGCCAGTAAAACGCTGCTATTGGAATCGCTCTATAATTCGATAATTTATTACTACTATTCGTAGCCAAAATTTTTGTGTGAGATAATTTGACACTTTTTGTCGCGGATTAAAATCTACAGTTAATGATTATAGGATTCTTTCGGGAAGGACGCTATTAATATTACTCTATTTTTATTgctcattaaatataatactaatagCGTTTCTCCGACAATACtctcaacatttaaaaaattcttgaacttttaatttaaaaaaataatctgtagagcagttaataaacaatatgtcCAACGTATTCCTTGCAAGTGAatgcacaattttatttcaccttttgaaactaaatttctttttattcgtcaagagaatctaaaatttaaaaatctcagATTGATCTATTAATAGTCTCAACCCGTTCTCTAAAGGTATAAGGAAGCCTCGGTGTAGATGCGCGATCTGAATTATGAAGGCTGCATCCGCTCGAAATATTCATAAGCTACGAAAAGCCATCGGCGAAAAGCGATCGATCGAGGACCAGCGATTTATACGCCGTTATAAAAGTTTGTATCTCACCTCGTCGTCACGATAAATTCTTCGATAACTTTGACGAAGCCGGCTTATGGGTGTCGCCGCGTCTTGTACACCCAACCACGGACTACAGTCCAAGTTTGCCGCCGCGCccatcatattttataaacattctTTTAAGTGGATCTGAAAGGCACCATTAAGGCTGAAAGGCTAAAAACACGGGCTgaaaaagaaagggagagatgCGGGGAAGTAATGTCGTATCTTAGATCGATACGTTTCTGTTCAAAGAGTCGCGAAATTTTACAGGAgattgaaaaaagataaagctCGTGTCGTTCACGAGCTAGTTATCGCGAAAATTTACTCGTACTACCGCAGTCAGTTAAAAGAGCAATTGAATATGCACGATTGCAGTTTTACGCAGCTATTAACGTAGAGTCAGCATcacatatttaaatgtatgttAATCGCCGGAGAAAATCGCTAAGTATATTTGGTAACACTGTAAATTTCGCAAGAGTCTGTGGTTGCGGCAAACCTTTAAGCTCCTGTGCAAGACACCTGTTCGTGGAGTATATGCCTAACTACAAAGAACTTCCATAACTTACTTGCTTGAGATTTTGTAGTGGGAGAAACTGCGGATAACGGATACTAAGAAATATGGTTCACCGAGACGGCATATAATGAAGCTTCACGAGAGGCAAGTGCGTCTAATTTCGGTGCATCCAACTCGTAGGCAGTGTATTCTATACTATGTAGAACTCGATAGACAGATTTTACAGCGTATTTtcctattaataatattgatgatGATGGATATCGTTGAAACTTTTAACGCGGTATTAACTTTTAACAAGCCCCTCGTTCCTCAAACTTTATGCCGATGCAACAAAGCTTTTATTCTATCATCATCCTTCAATATAACGGATGAtctaaaatgcaaaaatatttaaagctgTATTAATTgctacatattataaataataatagtgtgTAACAACAATAGTTTTGGTATTAATctctattttcaatattatgcCAATAAAAGTAATGAAAGAAGCCAATTTAACGAAGCTTTTTGAATTCTTTAATCTTGTTTAACAAGATATTgcatataatgtatgtatatttaaacttctatgaagtatattatgtatatgtatttaatagtAGTGATcgtattttgcaaaaattgataaaatagagATTTTAGAGACACACTATCATCTACTGTTGATATAGAAACGATTGTCGTGCTTGCGAAGCTTTCGTAAGCTTTATTTACATCAGTCGATAAAGCTCTGTTTTTAAGTCATTTTTCGTGGATAAATTTTCTATGATATTCAAaagattttgtaataaaaaatgtttaaaacgaTAGATTAGTATATGTAGAATTAAGGGAATGCTGGAGACGTTTGTTTTACCGACAAATAgacagtaatttttgtatttcagaatctttttatttttttatagatttgaaaattattctcCAGAATGAAAGCATTGTTACCTGTCTGTGATATggagtttatataaaaaaacgaaaaacaattgttaataCACGGTATTTTTAGTCGAGTGTGATATCTGGAGCTATTACATCGTAACAGtatttgtttgatataaaagatctagagtttatacttacaaaattcgaatGATAGACGACAGGAATAAACAATGttgaatttctaaaattagattttgatGCCTAATGGAGACGAAATTGCGCTGCGAAATTTAGGATTTGTACACGTGAAAAATTGATAAGTTTAGCAAtatcaaaaaatctttttttttgttctcgatATAAACTTCAATtcacagattaatattaatatatgtactttaattctggaaaaggatttccaaaattaataaaagaatacataCGAAATTTTGTGGACGAATaattctacattatcgatGAAGGGTATTCCCTTAAcgagtttaaaataaaacatagaaAGTTTAGactttaagaaagaaaaatggtcttaattaaaattttaaggagGTAGAATAATAGGACTGTGACAGCGTCGtagaaatacaatatttattttaatattaatatctatttttcttttgtagtATCTTATAATACTGACATAGATTTATTCAACAAATTTGCATTTGCAACAATTCTGTTGTATTAATCAAAAGCTTTGCTTTGTTTTGCTGAGGTCGAAGTACGTAATTTATACAGAAGTGCCAAAGCACGTATAACTTGTTGCAAATTGATGTAAATTTAACATTGGCAATGGATTTCATGGAAAATAACTTTGCCACATGTGAAGAAGTGAACTGACGAACACAACGCAAAACTCGGTAAGAGCTGCGTAACAATTGGTACGCGCCGCGTTCCACTGATCGTAGACAGCAGCTTGTTTTTCGcctgcaattaaaaatgagCAGATAATTATGATTCAAATTCAACAACCCTCGTGTAAAAAATGGGAACATAAGACATGGGAACATAAGACAATGGGAACatctaaataacattttatgtttaaaatacgTGATTTCGAACATGATtgagaaaattacatttacgatattattatgtatgtacattgagaaaaaaaatcgaaatattcaagaacaaatgttatttgtaatttttttcaatattagttataaaaatttgattgtgatgataaaatatacatttctgtaatatatctcatttttcttattaattggtATATTTGATAggaattttaaagttttattttattagagaaataaatctttaaatatatcgaaatttatttctcacaaataagtttttaaatatctttttttagtatGTGTGATGGAAATATAAGTATCTTTCTACAATTGCCTTGATATACGAATTCAGGCTTATGATTGGCATGCtactaaaaatatactaataagATTATACTGATTAAGAAGAgatctaaattaaatatcaattttataaaatactaaatattaaattgagaaTTATAAGATTACTTCTTAGTTAATGTTAATCTGTATTCTTTAGCTAAATATCAATCAGCAaacgatatattaatattctaagaTAATTACTTAGTATTGAAGAGTTAAGTAAGACGTAAGTTGAAACGTCCGCGCCTTGtatttgttttaacatttgtaAAACGTCTTTATCAATCTATATACTGTAATAAGATCAGTTAATTCGCATATGCAAATCTTGTGCTGGCCCTTATTggcatttctttttatatttactaaatataaatgGAGTCATTCCGaaaatacagttatttttGTACCGTGCGCTTGgtgactttttatttaatttaccatTTAGGACGTGAATATGCACCGCGGTCGTGCTGAATTGGCTTACTGAGCACGTATATTCTCCGCTGTCAGTCTTTTTCGCTCGTTCGATGTAGAGCCTCGTCACCAAATCCTCGTTTGACCTGAAAAATCGGTTGCTATATTATTCGACGTATCGCTATACCGACGTATCGCGTTCACGCAATGTTTCCCACGATATCTATAGCACTAGCTTTTGTCTGCTgaattttaacgataaaaaaataacaaaaatgtacTAAGAATATGTAATCTCTTTGGATGGTGCGTCAGATGCATTGTACAGCCACGCGTGTATTTACATGTGTCGGAAACACggatatgtataaatattctatgGGATGTCTAGCGCAACCGACTTACGGACGTTGAATAAAGAATTGTATGATAATCCGAACGCGCGCCAGGTAATCGTACATGTAATGCGGGCACAAATGGCCCTTTGAATACTGATTCGACCGAACTTGAGCACCGCGCGTTCTGTCGCTCACGGGGCCGCGGGGGGAGGATGATAACATTTCGCAGAGAAGATTGCTCTAGTTCTGTCTAGCCGAAAGagagataaattttcaatgcGTGTCGCAGCGAATCTCGAGGTAGATCAATCGCGGGCGTTTGCGTCGCACAAAGCGCACTATCGCTCGTCAACGCGTACGCCCTCCGGGTTTAGAAGGTAATCGCCGTCGGCGTGTTGCGAGAGGATGAGAGGACGATCTACGTGTATTTGCATGTAGACAGTGTCTGTACGTGCGCACACGCTCGTGGGGCCGCGTTGCGGCAAATCGGAGACGCGCGCGGTCGTATAACATCCGTCTCCGCGGGAGATCTCCCCCTTCGAtcatcccccctcccctccccgtCTCTCGCCACCTCGCGATATATACGCTCACCCATTAATGTGATAAACGTCGACGTGATCCGGCAGCGTCTCGCCGTTTTTCCGCCACACGGGATACGGCACCCTCGAGTCGGGGCAGGACGGCCGGACGACGCATGCTAGCTCGATTCCGCTTCCGGTCTTGTAGTACCGGTCCCGTAACTCGTGTCTGGCTTCGTCGATGATTCTAATATCCGGCGCTGTAAAGGCACAGACGTACCACTGAATGATACCTGTGATCGATCgacctttttatattatatatatatttttacgtattttccGTTTTCTGATTATGTGTATGGGGGGGGATAGACGTGAACGTAACGTGCAATTTAATAGAAGTATAAAACGCTATCATACATGAAATGCGCGTTTGCAATATCGAATGCGGAATCTCATtcctgtaataaaaaagtttttatataaaaacaaatatattatatacaaaatatgtcCATGTATGTTTCGTTCTCTTATACAATCTTTGTTCGAataagtaagaaaaataacaagaaaaataattagaaagtaattaaaatgataatttaatattgtttgttttataaaaaagtaaaattgatGCAAAcgagtaaaaattgtttacatatacatatatgctcttatatataaatatataattaaatatatataaagttaaatataaacaattatacgtatataaagtATCGTGAAGAGAgagaatcaaataaaaattgtattctttgtaaaaaaaaacaattaaaaggttattttaaaattatttttcttattattttgtctCTATAGATGGACATTTTatagtacaaaatatatatttaattatctgaCCACTCTTTATTTCAACAATGGACAGTTGTCAAAATTTggagaaaaatgttatttttattaaagactGTAAACTAATATGTTGGTTATTTTGCGGTGGTTTTGCGGAAACTATCGAAAGTGAGAATCGAGTTTGATAAACTGTCaagtctaaatttttaattttgagaacATAAGTCAAGTAAGATATTATTAGCTTCTTAAAAACtaacaaatttgtttaaactttgttttaaataatggtATTTAatggtatataaaaaaagaaatgttagaGTGAAATACTTGGTAGGAAcgcagttaaaaaatatttgccaacaaaatttttaatactttaaacatataaactCTAAAGTTCTAaactcattttatattttcaacatGCTTTTGTCAATATGCGTCGTCAAGGATCTTTACGGGTAGTTTGATATTTACATTACtctgtacatatttatacgaAAAATTTCTTAACGGACCTGAAAATTGTTGAGAAAAGAGCCGTGTTTCTTTTCATGTTTACATTTCGTTTTTGCGaagttatacaattaatatttatatctcgtAATTGAATCAGCGTAAGAGAAAGCTAGACGGCACCGCGAACAACTCGCAGGGATATCGGCACATGCAAACCCATTTGTCGAGATGTGggaaaagagataaaataaagGTTGCATCGTTGCATAGAGTCGCGCTACGTGATACAACTGCGACTGGCTTGTTTCCAGCGTGATGGCGCAAGATATTCTCACGGTAATTGAATCTTTACGAGGGCGGAATTTAAATTCGCGATTGTTCCGTTTAGGTGCGCCGCGGCCGCGACAGCCGGCAATTCGCGATGTACAGGATTTGAGATGTCTCGAAATGAAAAACAATGAATCCGTCTCGCGACTACCGTATTATACCAATGCTCCGTATATCACTCAAAAATATCCGGAAGACGCACGTAGATTTCAGGCCAGAGTTATATGTAAAAAGTGTAAATGTTCTGCAAACCGATAGAATTCTATGATTTATTCTCTCATGTTTTTTGtcatttccttttttctctctctctttaaaatatatagataaaaatataaaatatttgatatattaattactgaagcaaataaaatacgaGATGAatagaatttctaaattgATTTTCCAAATATAACCGATTGAAATTTGAAGAGATAAATTCCGAAAAGGGGtaaatttctctttctatagtattaaaaatttgttatttatctttttggcTTCATTTATACCGACAAACTAATTTTTCGTCACGTTCGTTGCGTAATATTCGCGGTATCATGTACCATATTTCTGATGTTATAACCCGCAGGTTAATGCACACCGCACTGCTCGCATATAACTGTTTATATTTCGTTACGCAGATGTATCGCCAGATATTTCGCCAGCGGAAGTGTACACAGCAAACAATTCTCGAGCGCTTCCGCTATTCGGCGTGAATTGCGGTCGATCTGAAAAATGGACGCTCGGTCGATgagcaaaactttttttttatgtataaagaaaatgatGGCGAGCTACAGTGACGCTTAACAGTCAGAGAAATAGAGTGGGATCCATTATAGAAAGAAAATACGACCAATAAAAGGTTTTATGGTATTGGCAAAACACGCCATTATCTCCTCCTTTCATGTTTAcgcaatttaaaaagtataatgtcCACGCGGTTATTACGTTTTTCTCATTATTGGCGCGCAACGCGCTCGTATCGGGTAAACCATATCTGTATCTATGTATCTACAGTTTTGCTCGCACGACTTCTTTTATTCCCCTCGTAAAAACAATGTAACATTACCAAGAACGGTGACATTCGTGACCAACATTCTCGGCGGATGCGTGTTCACTTGGCAAACGTACACCCCGTGATCTTCTCTCCGCACACCGGAGATGGCCAATCTCCAATTGTTTGGATACTGAAAGCTCACGCTGTATCTCGAATCCGATATGTGGGTGGTGTTCCCGAGAGTTAAGAGAGATGCCCAATCGGTGTTCTGtcgtaaccacattacctgGAGCCCGCAGAAGTAATTATCCGTCGTGTTAGGATAAGATCGTGCAGCGCGAAATGCAAAATGTAACCGATATTTTGGTCAAACAAAATTAAGtagtaaagataaataatgaagatgtgtgataaaataattatcactcATAGTTAATTATTCCACTGCTATTTCTGCTATTTTGACTAAtcgttattttgtttttttatttaatttagattatttttttgcaataaaatgtgagatttaattacagatatacttaaatattataattctaatCATTCATAGCGTCATCTCGCTAGCGGGTAGTTTAGCATGGCACATACCTTCTTCCCAGAGAGCATAGCGACGCGACAATCGAGATAGGCCGTTGCGCCTAAGTGCAGCGCCACATTTTGCGAGCCGTTGATACCTTGGCCGTCTGCATTCTCGAAATACGGATCCCAATCCGTGACGCGGTGATGCCTCAAACGCGGGATTCGTAAGGGAGGCAGATTGGCAGTTATTTCTGAAACGTATAGTCagatgaaattataaaattcttcccTTGcgtttctaaattattattgaaatatttttcttagcatcgaaaaatgtaaaaacgatttacattttcacatttgttttttaacttGTCGTTACGCGCTTAGTACTTTACGGCATCGAGAGATTAGCTTTTATGTAGCGAGAAATTACATCATTAGTAATGTAAGACACGCGGATGAAAACTCAAACCGTATTCTCCAAGAAACAATTTCAACAAGATTCTCATGTAAGCCGCTGGCATTCGGTTCGAGTGATGCAGCTGTAATGGGATTCTCGCGCGAACGTGAGATTCGTGCTGAGAAGCACGAAAAACACGAGGCTATGTCATGTAAGTTCAAACAAATTGTATATTCACCTTGCCGATCGTTTTATGTCTTCACCATCTGCATTTCTATTTGCTCGGGACGAAAAACACTTACTTATAGAAATGCTTTCGGATTTGTGCGCGTATCCATACGGAAAGGATGATACAAACCTGAGCATGTTTTATCGGATGATATGTTGCAACAAGCTTAAAATCCGTGCAGGATTTTACTCGGGAATAAAGACGTGTTCTCCCTGTTAccctacttttttttttaaattttactttaacaaCACGggccaaaaatttttttaattaacgtcACAGGAAATTCCATTTCTTATCGCGAGAATTCAGAAACTAAACAAACGCGAAAGAGGCGCGAGATAAAATTGCAATAGCGTAACCTTTTGACCCTTTATTTCGCACGCTCCGTAACCGCGCGGAGCGTGGTTTCGCTGGAGCTGGCGAAGCACTCAGAAATTTTACGGATACTTGAAACACAAAAGGTACAATTATGCTGTAATGGTGAGCAGGTGGCTTTGCCGCGACGAACGATACAATGTTGGAAAGTTGTGGCGGGAAGGTGGTGGCCGCCATACTTTATTCTGACATCATTTCTTTATTGCACTTTACGTATTGTTCTATAGCTGgtgtaaatttgaaatttctgCATTCTTTAGGAGTGACACGAAATGTCAATTACTCACactatgaaaaataattgcagaATACGGTAATGTAATTGGTAAGGGTGtgacacattaattttatttccgtcTTACAAtagaaaacatatttttgttgtcctttattttattttaattgcaaatttgaatTTGTCAAATACTTTGGAACACTTTTGTGAACAGAAATTTGTAAAGCTTCATTAAAgtagtaaaagaaaaacagttATATAACTCTTCAATTTTTCATGTTCTGAAATCCTGAAAAAGGCATTTGCGAGAGAATCTTTTGGAACGACCGTCATGTTTCTTGGTGAGCGTGTAACGGCGCTTTCTTACGATCCGGAAGTCCACCCGGGTCAATCCGTGATTTTCTTCATGGCTGTCGAAAGATCAGATACCCAATACTGCGAGGCTGCGTAGACAGACACGGTTGTACAATTTTACACCGCCGCGAAAAGTTCAGCCATTGTTCTCTTTTAGATACAATAGCAGATTGTCCACCGTCATATACACACTTTTGCGAGTTT
Above is a window of Monomorium pharaonis isolate MP-MQ-018 chromosome 10, ASM1337386v2, whole genome shotgun sequence DNA encoding:
- the LOC105838549 gene encoding zwei Ig domain protein zig-8 — protein: MTGPAWGSRVCLVLAAITFVIANYPRHRDRHLREQLVNSHKVTRNITQLQEITANLPPLRIPRLRHHRVTDWDPYFENADGQGINGSQNVALHLGATAYLDCRVAMLSGKKVMWLRQNTDWASLLTLGNTTHISDSRYSVSFQYPNNWRLAISGVRREDHGVYVCQVNTHPPRMLVTNVTVLAPDIRIIDEARHELRDRYYKTGSGIELACVVRPSCPDSRVPYPVWRKNGETLPDHVDVYHINGSNEDLVTRLYIERAKKTDSGEYTCSVSQFSTTAVHIHVLNGEKQAAVYDQWNAARTNCYAALTEFCVVFVSSLLHMWQSYFP